From Plectropomus leopardus isolate mb chromosome 4, YSFRI_Pleo_2.0, whole genome shotgun sequence, the proteins below share one genomic window:
- the LOC121941568 gene encoding E3 ubiquitin-protein ligase TRIM21-like — protein sequence MAAVSNLLSEDQFRCSICLDVFTDPVSTPCGHNFCKNCITRHWNTADRCQCPLCKETFTTRPDLRVNTLFSEMVAQFRQSVQQKSSSSSSKQQVSKPGKVPCDVCTGTKLKALKSCLVCLTSYCETHLEPHLTMPGLKRHQLIDPVENLEYRICTKHDKPLELFCKTDQTCVCTLCPVSDHKMHDVVPLREEYEGKKVKLEAEIQQMIQERRLKIQEIEQSVNLSVKDAKKEIAEGVQVFMALKESVERSLDEFIKTIEKKQKTTQKQAEVFIKELEQEISELKKRSSEVEQLSRSEDHLHLLQSVQSLKAAPPTKDWTQVRVRPSYKGTVVRAVSQLVDTLRKEMKKPLDTELKRVQQYAVDVTLDPDTAHPALILSDDGKQVEHGDGWKNLSDNPERFSVCAYVLGKQNFCSGRFYFEVQVKGKPTWSLGVVRESINRKREITLSPQNGGWTIFFHENEYVALDAPPVSLSLKSRPQKVGVFVDYEEGLVSFYDKDAAALIYSFTGCSFTEKLFPFFNPCRLNFGKNTAPLVILTFNKTDLEDHETQSSQSSTGAVVGKGGLSSEI from the coding sequence ATGGCTGCTGTCAGCAATCTGCTATCTGAGGATCAGTTTCGGTGCTCCATCTGTCTGGATGTCTTCACTGATCCTGTCAGCACACCATGTGGACACAACTTCTGCAAGAACTGCATCACTCGACACTGGAACACTGCTGACAGGTGTCAGTGTCCTTTGTGTAAAGAGACTTTTACCACAAGACCTGATTTAAGGGTCAACACTTTATTCTCAGAGATGGTCGCTCAGTTCAGACAGTCAGTTCAACAGaaatccagcagcagcagctcaaagCAACAAGTGTCCAAACCAGGAAAAGTTCCCTGTGACGTCTGCACTGGAACCAAACTGAAGGCCCTGAAGTCCTGCCTGGTGTGTCTGACCTCCTACTGTGAGACTCACCTGGAGCCTCATCTGACAATGCCAGGACTAAAGAGACATCAGCTGATCGACCCTGTGGAGAACCTGGAATATAGGATATGTACGAAGCACGATAAACCTCTGGAGCTGTTCTGTAAGACCGACCAGACATGTGTCTGCACACTCTGTCCTGTTTCAGACCACAAGATGCACGATGTTGTTCCTCTGAGAGAAGAATATGAAGGAAAGAAGGTCAAGCTAGAAGCTGAAATTCAGCAAATGATCCAGGAGAGACGACTGAAGATTCAGGAGATCGAACAGTCAGTCAACCTCAGTgtgaaagatgcaaaaaaagagatcGCAGAAGGTGTTCAGGTCTTCATGGCTCTGAAGGAGTCTGTTGAGAGAAGCTTGGATGAGTTCATCAAAACAAtagaaaagaagcagaaaacaacacagaaacaggcTGAAGTTTTCATCAAAGAGCTGGAACAGGAAATCTCTGAGCTGAAGAAGAGAAGCTCTGAGGTGGAGCAGCTCTCACGCTCTGAAGACCACCTCCATCTACTCCAGAGTGTCCAGTCCCTTAAAGCTGCTCCACCCACCAAGGACTGGACACAGGTCAGAGTCCGTCCATCATATAAGGGGACTGTGGTGAGAGCTGTCTCTCAGCTGGTGGACACACTCAGGAAAGAGATGAAGAAGCCACTTGATACTGAACTGAAGAGGGTCCAGCAGTATGCAGTGGATGTGACTCTTGATCCTGATACAGCACATCCTGCTCTCATCCTGTCTGATGATGGGAAACAAGTGGAGCATGGTGATGGTTGGAAGAATCTTTCAGACAACCCAGAAAGATTTTCTGTTTGTGCTTATGTTTTAGGAAAACAGAATTTCTGTTCAGGCAGATTTTACTTTGAGGTTCAAGTCAAAGGGAAGCCCACATGGTCATTAGGAGTGGTCAGAGAGTCGATCAACAGGAAGAGAGAAATCACACTGAGCCCTCAGAATGGTGGCTggactattttctttcatgAAAATGAGTACGTAGCTCTTGATGCTCCTCCAGTCAGTCTCTCTCTGAAGTCTCGGCCTCAGAAGGTGGGGGTGTTTGTGGATTATGAGGAGGGTCTGGTCTCCTTTTATGACAAAGATGCTGCAGCTCTTATCTACTCCTTTACTGGCTGCTCCTTCACTGAGAAACTCTTCCCATTCTTCAATCCCTGTAGGCTTAattttggtaaaaacactgcACCCTTAGTCATCTTAACTTTCAATAAAACTGATTTGGAGGACCACGAGACACAGTCAAGCCAGTCCAGCACAGGGGCTGTGGTTGGTAAAGGTGGTCTTtcctctgaaatctga